One genomic region from Cydia amplana chromosome Z, ilCydAmpl1.1, whole genome shotgun sequence encodes:
- the LOC134661777 gene encoding uncharacterized protein LOC134661777, translated as MPTYYFLVFTGTYTLVQALVQFIISLMAIAQHYCVINFLRGYPLLIYIRMLYFHNPSSCGTDINIGESLEDVANEAYVYIASMSFVTTRAFIFSCISIGLSVLWAAGSILLIKGGWRKHHSNHVHWPWVAVSFLVGLEDIVGILCYINDSFHTEVTSTTRAPALLTLRDSLEFINGIGSGFGSNNPSTKWASRTMALLHGRFGICLLINLGLIIFTILDCSRHRTSVTSSEIERPGNLDTIPDWSSKAEEGSDEPPPSEPSEPAPVAKIPRPGLSHSFRSMKNMLFRRSASLNSLDNRNKNRVNFMSEESTSDPAQPPHSFENLIAEQQRRLRGATVDTAGRRGSMQPARTLPHLSTIKVQETSRGGRSTGGQLPGQMPWAYIAGAPANRMRDQLPPDEDLPPVPLPDYTALQSRRKASVHRAASSLSSLTQKKDYTNSKSSHPGSAQVDVLY; from the exons ATGCCTACCTACTACTTCTTGGTGTTCACCGGCACTTATACACTG GTGCAGGCGCTGGTTCAATTCATTATTTCACTTATGGCAATCGCACAGCATTACTGTGTAATAAACTTTCTCAGAGGGTATCCGCTCTTGATTTACATCCGGATGTTATATTTTCATA ACCCAAGTAGTTGTGGGACCGATATTAACATCGGGGAAAGCCTGGAGGACGTAGCCAACGAAGCCTACGTCTACATAGCATCCATGTCTTTCGTCACTACCAGAGCATTTATATTCAGCTGCATTAGCATCGGATTAAGCGTGCTTTGGGCGGCTGGAAGCATTCTACTAATCA AAGGAGGATGGAGAAAGCACCATTCGAACCACGTGCACTGGCCTTGGGTTGCAGTTTCTTTTCTTGTTGGCCTAGAGGACATAGTCGGCATATTATGCTACATCAATGATTCTTTTCATACAGAAGTAA CGTCGACAACGCGGGCCCCCGCGCTCCTG ACGTTGAGGGATTCATTAGAATTCATAAATGGAATAGGCAGCGGTTTCGGTAGCAATAACCCCAGCACAAAATGGGCGTCGAGGACCATGGCTCTCCTTCATGGACGATTCGGCATCTGCCTACTCATCAATCTAGGGCTCATTATTTTTACAATACTGGATTGCTCCCGGCACCGGACATCAGTCACGTCTTCA GAGATAGAGCGACCAGGTAACTTGGATACGATCCCGGACTGGAGCAGCAAGGCGGAGGAGGGCAGCGACGAGCCCCCGCCGAGCGAGCCGAGCGAACCGGCGCCGGTGGCCAAAATACCGCGCCCTGGCCTCAGTCACTCTTTCCGCTCTATGAAGAACATGCTATTCCGTAGATCGGCTTCTCTGAATTCGTTAGACAACAG GAACAAAAACCGTGTGAACTTCATGTCCGAGGAGTCTACCTCCGACCCCGCCCAGCCCCCGCACAGCTTCGAGAACCTCATCGCGGAGCAGCAGCGGCGCCTGCGCGGGGCCACGGTCGACACCGCCGGCCGCCGCGGCTCCATGCAACCCGCGCGCACTCTTCCGCACCTGAGTACCATCAAAGTGCAAGAAACGTCCCGCGG CGGGCGCAGCACAGGCGGGCAACTGCCGGGCCAGATGCCGTGGGCGTACATCGCGGGAGCCCCGGCCAACCGCATGAGGGACCAGCTGCCTCCGGACGAGGACCTCCCCCCTGTGCCACTGCCAGACTACACTGCGTTGCAGTCTCGCAGGAAAGCAT CCGTGCATCGGGCAGCTTCGAGTCTAAGTTCATTGACACAAAAGAAGGACTACACTAACTCCAAATCCTCTCATC CGGGGTCAGCACAAGTTGATGTGTTGTACTAG
- the LOC134661341 gene encoding uncharacterized protein LOC134661341 has protein sequence MNIRSDKQKIPAELSLAALLSAGLTLVISPIYIVLCILALVYRFRCDSGMLSGATGDSYFIYTLYRIYIQADTCGNPDSSPPAGVILTTPDAVFVFVIANLTATVLSCAAAIILIVVAVNNKSGLVFATVWTYICICVASFMVDITYAVFFGKDYAEMSYTMEIHFPGIASNYLNDVLRLGSFLFMTIALKGFLAPVINIVLLILLAMYTSNYRNKLQTEEHSIHKVGAIHAYDQHVNRGFVEEQPRSHPRSPLRAAAAPSQANTLPLPPHTPLSDYSNNRDYDRSNSWQHTPAPMPFSYMEEPRRVRASPAAGEQWRHDPWPPAPPVPAPDYSPPARRLKSALKPNYM, from the exons ATGAATATAAGAAGCGATAAACAGAAAATTCCTGCGGAACTCTCTCTGGCTGCGTTACTGTCGGCGGGATTAACTCTT GTAATATCACCAATATACATCGTGTTATGTATTCTCGCTTTAGTTTACCGCTTCCGATGCGACTCGGGAATGCTGTCCGGTGCTACTGGAGACAGTTACTTCATCTACACACTCTATAGAATATACATACaag CGGACACATGCGGAAACCCCGATTCGTCGCCACCAGCGGGTGTTATACTAACGACACCAGACGCAGTTTTTGTTTTCGTTATTGCTAATTTGACTGCTACCGTTTTAAGCTGTGCAGCTGCCATCATACTTATTG TGGTCGCTGTTAATAACAAAAGTGGGCTCGTATTTGCCACCGTATGgacatatatttgtatatgtGTAGCGTCATTTATGGTCGATATAACATACGCTGTTTTCTTTGGAAAAGACTATGCGGAAATGAGTTACACAATG GAAATCCATTTTCCAGGAATCGCAAGTAATTATTTGAATGATGTTCTCCGACTAGGCTCTTTCCTTTTCATGACAATTGCTCTGAAGGGATTCCTTGCTCCTGTAATAAATATTGTTCTACTTATATTGTTAGCGATGTATACTTCTAACTACAGAAATAAACTTCAAACCGAAGAg CATTCCATACACAAAGTGGGAGCGATTCACGCATATGA CCAACATGTTAACCGTGGTTTCGTGGAAGAGCAACCGCGCAGCCACCCTCGCAGCCCGCTGAGGGCCGCGGCCGCCCCGTCACAGGCGAACACTCTGCCACTGCCTCCGCACACTCCGCTGTCGGACTATTCCAA taaCCGAGATTATGACCGCTCCAACTCTTGGCAACACACTCCAGCGCCGATGCCATTCTCGTACATGGAGGAGCCCCGGCGGGTGCGTGCGAGCCCCGCCGCGGGCGAGCAGTGGCGGCACGATCCCtggccgcccgcgccgccggtCCCGGCGCCCGACTACAGCCCGCCAGCCCGCCGGCTCAAATCGGCCTTAAAACCGAACTATATGTAG